Proteins from a single region of Aquirhabdus parva:
- a CDS encoding FKBP-type peptidyl-prolyl cis-trans isomerase: MSRFIPVALAVLLTGGALSPVLLAHAADPAAKKSSVKSAGVTATSSDNQKVGYSFGYLMGKGNSEAVNDLDIEKFFAGFRDGYGNKPSALTEDEMRKTLMAYKEKRDAEAMKEIQKLGSENAAKGAAFLAENGKKAGVKTTASGLQYEVIKEGTGAQPTADDQVQVHYEGKMLDGTVFDSSIARGQPVTFPLTGVIPGWTEGLQLMKEGAKYRFYIPSKLAYGETGASTIPPNSVLTFDVELIKVIKAGSDKAAAAPADKK; encoded by the coding sequence ATGAGTCGTTTTATCCCTGTTGCACTTGCCGTGCTGTTAACTGGAGGTGCATTGTCTCCGGTATTGCTCGCGCACGCTGCTGATCCAGCCGCAAAAAAATCCTCTGTAAAATCAGCAGGTGTCACTGCAACAAGTTCTGATAATCAAAAAGTAGGTTATAGCTTTGGTTATTTGATGGGGAAAGGAAATTCAGAAGCCGTCAATGATTTAGATATTGAAAAATTCTTTGCGGGTTTCCGTGATGGCTATGGCAACAAGCCAAGTGCGCTCACTGAAGATGAAATGCGCAAAACATTGATGGCCTATAAAGAAAAGCGTGATGCTGAGGCGATGAAAGAAATTCAAAAGCTGGGTAGCGAAAATGCAGCGAAAGGCGCAGCATTCTTGGCTGAAAATGGCAAAAAAGCTGGCGTAAAAACCACAGCCAGTGGCTTACAGTACGAAGTGATCAAAGAAGGCACAGGCGCTCAGCCGACAGCGGATGACCAAGTGCAAGTGCATTACGAAGGTAAAATGCTCGATGGTACTGTATTTGACAGTTCAATCGCACGTGGTCAACCGGTGACTTTCCCACTGACTGGTGTGATTCCAGGTTGGACCGAAGGTCTGCAATTGATGAAAGAAGGTGCTAAATATCGCTTCTATATCCCTTCTAAGCTGGCTTATGGCGAAACCGGTGCAAGCACCATTCCACCAAACAGCGTATTGACCTTTGATGTTGAGTTAATCAAAGTCATTAAAGCGGGTAGCGATAAAGCGGCGGCAGCGCCTGCGGACAAAAAATAA
- a CDS encoding 5-(carboxyamino)imidazole ribonucleotide synthase, with product MSKVQVENIGIFGGGQLGRMLAQAALPLNLTCTFFEAGIDCPSKDLGAVFDSTQANALQDFIDSADVFTLEFENTSLTDADALLTQKALYPPRVALATAQNRLSEKALFDQLAIPVAPYQRVESEADLRQAAVSMGLPLVVKTASGGYDGKGQFVVREEAQVSQAWQELGAAKLLIAEAFVPFVREVSIIAVRGQDGEVRTWPLTENHHHHGILSHSIVPAPNSTDLQPIAQDYITRLLNHLNYVGVLTLELFVTPEGLFANEMAPRVHNSGHWSIEGAVCSQFENHMRAVAGLPLGSTELISPCMMVNIIGQHPARDAVLKLAGAHLHFYGKEERVGRKLGHVTLIPTQGNTLEALSSALADILPEPLALKG from the coding sequence ATGAGTAAAGTTCAAGTCGAAAACATTGGAATTTTTGGGGGCGGTCAGCTGGGACGTATGCTGGCTCAGGCTGCGCTGCCTTTAAATCTCACCTGCACTTTCTTTGAAGCTGGAATTGATTGCCCTTCCAAGGATTTAGGTGCGGTGTTTGATTCGACTCAAGCCAATGCGCTGCAAGATTTTATCGACAGTGCGGATGTCTTTACGCTTGAGTTTGAGAATACATCACTTACAGATGCGGATGCTCTACTCACGCAAAAAGCACTCTACCCGCCTCGTGTGGCGCTGGCCACTGCGCAAAATCGTTTGTCCGAAAAAGCGCTTTTTGATCAGTTGGCTATCCCTGTCGCGCCCTATCAACGCGTTGAGTCAGAGGCTGACTTACGTCAAGCGGCAGTCAGCATGGGTTTGCCTTTAGTCGTGAAGACCGCCTCTGGCGGCTATGATGGCAAAGGCCAATTCGTGGTCCGCGAGGAAGCGCAAGTCAGTCAGGCATGGCAGGAGCTCGGAGCCGCAAAGCTATTGATCGCCGAAGCCTTTGTGCCCTTTGTTCGTGAAGTGTCGATTATTGCGGTTCGTGGACAAGATGGCGAAGTACGCACTTGGCCCTTGACTGAAAACCATCACCATCATGGTATTTTGTCGCATTCAATCGTACCTGCACCGAACAGCACCGATTTACAACCGATTGCGCAAGACTATATCACCCGTTTATTGAATCATTTGAACTACGTCGGCGTGCTGACTTTAGAGTTGTTTGTTACCCCAGAAGGCTTGTTTGCCAATGAAATGGCACCACGCGTGCATAACTCGGGTCACTGGAGTATTGAGGGCGCGGTCTGTTCGCAGTTTGAAAACCATATGCGTGCTGTTGCCGGACTGCCACTCGGTTCAACCGAATTGATTAGCCCCTGTATGATGGTCAATATCATTGGTCAGCATCCTGCACGGGATGCGGTGTTGAAGTTGGCGGGTGCGCATTTGCATTTTTATGGTAAAGAAGAACGTGTGGGCCGTAAACTTGGTCATGTGACCCTGATCCCAACACAAGGCAATACACTAGAAGCATTGAGTAGCGCTCTGGCTGATATTTTGCCTGAGCCTTTAGCGCTTAAAGGGTAA
- a CDS encoding dienelactone hydrolase family protein — MTSISKLSLSKASLFKVTLTLAAGLYGSAALAAIQSKEIPYTAADGTKLVSYYVYDDAIKTKRPGILVVHEWWGLNDYARKRATQLAKLGYAALAIDMYGDGKHTEKASEAMEMMHGVFNDASTSMTRAKAGLELLEAQPQVDTSKIGAIGYCFGGKIVLDMARAGLPLAGVASFHGVLATATPAQASVVKAKILVLHGEADTMVKPAEVDAFKAEMKAGNVPYQFISYPNAKHGFSSPAADRLGKENMIDVGYNAAADKKSWHDMRVFFNSVFGEKH, encoded by the coding sequence ATGACGTCCATATCCAAACTTTCATTATCTAAGGCATCATTATTCAAGGTCACACTCACACTTGCAGCAGGGCTATACGGCAGTGCAGCACTGGCTGCGATCCAAAGTAAAGAAATCCCATATACCGCTGCCGATGGCACCAAACTGGTCAGCTACTATGTCTATGATGATGCGATCAAGACCAAGCGACCAGGGATTTTGGTGGTCCATGAGTGGTGGGGACTCAACGATTATGCCCGTAAGCGTGCCACCCAACTGGCCAAGCTTGGCTATGCCGCACTGGCGATTGATATGTATGGAGACGGCAAACATACCGAAAAAGCCAGTGAAGCCATGGAGATGATGCATGGCGTGTTCAATGATGCCTCGACCTCCATGACCCGCGCTAAAGCAGGTTTAGAACTGCTTGAAGCTCAGCCTCAAGTGGATACCAGCAAGATTGGTGCGATCGGCTACTGCTTTGGCGGTAAGATCGTGCTCGATATGGCACGTGCAGGATTACCACTTGCGGGTGTCGCAAGCTTCCATGGGGTTCTTGCAACCGCAACGCCAGCACAAGCCAGCGTGGTCAAAGCCAAGATCCTCGTCTTGCATGGTGAGGCTGATACAATGGTGAAACCTGCGGAAGTAGATGCCTTTAAAGCAGAGATGAAAGCCGGAAACGTGCCTTATCAATTCATCAGCTATCCCAATGCCAAGCATGGCTTTTCAAGCCCTGCAGCAGATCGTTTAGGCAAAGAAAATATGATTGATGTCGGCTATAACGCGGCAGCCGATAAAAAATCATGGCATGACATGCGTGTATTCTTCAATTCAGTATTTGGTGAAAAGCACTAA
- a CDS encoding flavin-containing monooxygenase, translating into MSKAPQKSAPASPKTPEYQAIIVGTGFGGMGAAIQLNRLGITSILMLDEASDVGGTWHHNSYPGIAVDIPSVTYSYSFEPNPYWSRIYAPGRELKAYAHHVAQKYNLRQYMRFNALVEKSVYDEEGQFWTVSIQGQAPVTARILILATGFLSHPKMPDIKGIENFAGKVIHTARWDHTYDLNSKRAAVIGTGATSVQLVPEIAPKLAQLDVYQRTAIWVSPKNDSKIAKSIQKLFASLPESQKIARFASSSVLELMMVTGVLHNKQLSFLNKSIEFMCRAHMRRVIKDPVLREKLTPHYDFGCKRPTFSNTFYPTFNRKNVELVTTSIDHIEADGIVTQDGVKRKIDTLILATGFKVWEKGNFPAFDVIGKSGIELGAWWDDNGFQSYEGLSVPNFPNLFNLHSPYAYSGFSYFSVVDYQMAHIERCLGEMIRLDATSFEVNAAANSTFTDRMKHKLDSSIFTNGNCASANSYYFNPQGEATLLRPTTTYNAMHASHTFPLSDYQFA; encoded by the coding sequence ATGAGCAAAGCACCTCAAAAATCAGCTCCAGCATCCCCAAAAACACCCGAATACCAAGCCATCATCGTCGGCACAGGATTTGGTGGGATGGGGGCCGCCATTCAATTGAATCGCTTAGGCATTACCTCAATTCTCATGCTGGATGAGGCCTCTGATGTGGGTGGGACGTGGCACCATAATAGCTATCCGGGCATTGCCGTCGATATTCCATCCGTCACCTATTCTTATTCCTTTGAGCCCAATCCTTATTGGTCGAGAATCTATGCACCGGGCCGAGAATTAAAAGCCTATGCACATCATGTGGCTCAAAAATACAATCTACGCCAGTACATGCGCTTTAATGCATTGGTTGAAAAATCAGTCTATGACGAAGAAGGTCAATTCTGGACCGTTTCCATCCAAGGGCAGGCCCCTGTCACAGCCCGTATTCTGATTCTTGCGACCGGCTTCCTCTCTCATCCGAAAATGCCGGATATTAAAGGCATTGAAAACTTTGCAGGTAAAGTCATTCACACCGCGCGTTGGGATCACACGTATGACCTTAATAGCAAACGTGCCGCGGTGATTGGTACGGGTGCGACCTCTGTGCAGCTCGTGCCTGAAATCGCACCAAAGCTTGCGCAACTGGATGTCTATCAGCGCACGGCGATTTGGGTCTCTCCCAAAAATGACTCCAAAATTGCAAAATCGATTCAAAAACTGTTTGCCAGCCTGCCCGAAAGTCAGAAGATCGCCCGCTTTGCGAGTTCAAGCGTGCTTGAGCTGATGATGGTGACAGGCGTGCTGCATAACAAACAGCTCAGTTTCCTCAATAAAAGCATTGAGTTCATGTGCCGCGCCCATATGCGTCGCGTGATTAAAGATCCGGTACTCCGTGAGAAGCTCACCCCGCATTATGACTTTGGCTGTAAACGCCCCACGTTTTCAAACACCTTCTATCCGACCTTTAATCGCAAAAATGTCGAGCTGGTCACAACCAGCATCGATCATATTGAAGCTGATGGTATCGTGACGCAGGATGGAGTCAAACGTAAAATCGATACCCTGATCTTGGCCACAGGATTTAAGGTCTGGGAGAAGGGCAATTTTCCAGCTTTTGATGTCATCGGCAAATCAGGCATAGAGCTCGGGGCATGGTGGGATGACAATGGTTTTCAATCCTATGAGGGATTAAGCGTGCCGAACTTCCCCAATTTATTTAATCTCCATAGCCCATATGCGTATTCAGGCTTCTCTTACTTCTCGGTGGTGGATTATCAGATGGCGCATATCGAACGCTGTCTGGGTGAGATGATTCGACTGGATGCGACCTCTTTTGAAGTCAATGCCGCTGCCAACAGTACATTTACAGATAGAATGAAGCATAAATTGGATAGCTCCATTTTTACCAATGGCAATTGTGCCTCTGCGAATAGCTATTACTTTAACCCGCAAGGGGAAGCGACATTACTGCGCCCAACAACCACATACAACGCCATGCATGCCAGTCATACCTTCCCTTTAAGCGACTATCAATTCGCGTAA